In the Prosthecobacter dejongeii genome, one interval contains:
- a CDS encoding carbohydrate porin, translating into MKTRPHTPIALVASLLSSCALFTQAGSPPPVEAAKPQGSALERYFMQDYMLGDWGGLRSRLAENGVEFEFFFVGSMPTNLGGGLRAGSAYQHGFLAALDLDTEKLGFWKGGHFHVSGVSLEGDPFASTYVGDLNKTNLVDFPADTRLWQAWYQQELFDKKLTIKAGLLSVDRDFIMPELYNSLASINFLNQTFFFPTMAFNLYDIPGFPKGSHSLPSTPYASLGALIKWQPTEELYIKAAIYDGNPDDSSSGTRLALRSEEGALMYFEAGYRLNQGKDDTGLPGNYKVGGYYHTDEFYDIYSTGLAALGTTPETHQGNYGVYFLAEQMLCYETGRDDPAQQGLVGFFRVAGAPADRNLAEFGIDGGLVFKGLIPGRDYDTLGFGASYLKISEDVTRAQRDANKILPLLGQPKIKEADYEGVIEMNYKLQLAAWWTLQASLQYVFHPGARAGFSSEAIPDAWVLGLQTTLRF; encoded by the coding sequence ATGAAGACACGTCCCCACACTCCTATTGCTCTCGTCGCCTCGCTCTTATCGAGCTGCGCCCTCTTCACCCAAGCGGGTAGCCCACCGCCCGTGGAGGCCGCGAAGCCCCAGGGTTCCGCGCTTGAGCGCTACTTCATGCAGGATTACATGCTGGGTGACTGGGGTGGGCTGCGGTCCAGGCTGGCGGAAAACGGGGTGGAGTTTGAGTTCTTTTTCGTCGGTTCTATGCCGACCAATCTCGGAGGAGGACTCCGCGCGGGGTCGGCTTATCAGCATGGTTTCCTGGCGGCCTTGGATCTGGATACGGAAAAACTAGGCTTCTGGAAAGGGGGCCACTTTCACGTTTCTGGCGTGTCTCTGGAGGGGGATCCCTTCGCCTCCACTTACGTGGGAGATTTAAACAAGACCAACCTGGTTGATTTCCCGGCCGATACCCGTCTCTGGCAGGCCTGGTACCAGCAGGAGTTGTTCGATAAAAAACTGACGATCAAGGCCGGCCTGCTCTCCGTGGACCGCGACTTCATCATGCCGGAGTTGTACAACTCGCTGGCTTCCATCAATTTCCTGAACCAGACCTTCTTCTTCCCGACGATGGCGTTCAATCTGTATGACATCCCGGGTTTCCCGAAAGGGTCTCACTCCCTACCTTCCACACCTTATGCTTCCCTGGGTGCTTTGATCAAATGGCAGCCTACGGAAGAGCTCTACATCAAAGCAGCCATTTATGATGGCAACCCCGACGACAGCTCCTCCGGCACACGCCTAGCTCTGCGCAGTGAAGAAGGCGCGCTGATGTATTTTGAGGCTGGTTACCGCCTGAATCAGGGCAAGGACGACACAGGACTGCCCGGTAACTACAAGGTCGGTGGCTACTACCACACCGACGAGTTTTATGACATCTACAGCACGGGATTGGCAGCTTTGGGAACGACACCTGAAACCCATCAGGGCAACTATGGTGTGTATTTCTTGGCCGAGCAGATGCTGTGTTATGAAACAGGTCGGGATGACCCGGCCCAGCAGGGCCTTGTGGGTTTCTTCCGGGTGGCTGGAGCTCCAGCGGATCGCAACTTGGCGGAGTTCGGCATTGATGGCGGTCTGGTGTTCAAAGGTCTCATTCCTGGGCGCGACTATGACACCCTGGGTTTTGGTGCTTCTTACCTAAAGATCAGCGAAGACGTGACCCGCGCCCAGCGTGATGCGAACAAGATTTTGCCTCTGCTCGGCCAGCCTAAAATCAAAGAGGCTGATTATGAAGGCGTGATCGAGATGAACTACAAGCTGCAGCTTGCCGCTTGGTGGACTCTGCAGGCCAGCCTGCAATATGTCTTCCATCCGGGTGCCCGTGCAGGTTTCTCCAGCGAAGCGATTCCTGATGCGTGGGTTTTGGGACTTCAAACGACGCTGCGTTTCTAA
- a CDS encoding ketosteroid isomerase-related protein yields MPSAADTARLIETYYATFNAGNREAMLALLTEDVVHDINQGASEAGRETFRAFLNRMDRSYREEVTELAVMPHADGTRAAAEFYILGTYLQTDDGLPPATGQTYRLRVGAFFDIRDGKIARVTNYYNLEEWLRQVGA; encoded by the coding sequence ATGCCCTCTGCCGCCGATACAGCCCGCCTCATCGAAACCTATTACGCCACCTTCAATGCCGGTAACCGCGAGGCCATGCTGGCCCTACTGACCGAGGATGTGGTACACGACATCAATCAGGGAGCCTCAGAAGCCGGCCGCGAGACCTTTCGCGCCTTCCTGAATCGCATGGATCGCAGCTACCGCGAAGAAGTCACCGAACTTGCCGTGATGCCGCATGCCGATGGCACCCGTGCCGCTGCGGAATTTTACATCCTGGGCACCTACCTGCAAACTGACGACGGTTTGCCACCTGCCACGGGACAAACCTATCGCCTACGAGTGGGCGCTTTTTTTGATATTCGAGACGGAAAAATAGCCCGAGTCACTAACTACTATAATCTGGAAGAATGGCTGCGACAGGTTGGTGCTTAA
- the ispH gene encoding 4-hydroxy-3-methylbut-2-enyl diphosphate reductase — translation MTIHLAQHYGMCFGVRDALRSTHHAAAQEPVTTLGQLVHNPVVDAHLQTLGVQRGDLDHVGSATTRRVVITAHGASDGHRLRWQQAGHQITDTTCPLVTKAHQALASLVEEGYHPVIIGQRTHVEVRGLLGDHPEASVLLSPEDACCIPSHHRLGVISQTTQPLDQVLRVVEAVKKQHPASEVRFMDTVCRPTKQRQTALEDLARQCEFIVVIGGRNSNNTRQLTDKARALGVQAQQVETAADLQPEWFRQVTHVGVTAGTSTLDETVRAVMDRLQSLSAA, via the coding sequence ATGACCATTCATCTCGCTCAACATTACGGCATGTGCTTCGGCGTTCGCGATGCCTTGCGCAGCACTCACCATGCCGCCGCCCAAGAACCCGTCACCACGCTGGGGCAGTTGGTGCACAATCCGGTGGTGGACGCGCATTTACAGACTTTGGGTGTGCAGCGAGGAGACCTGGATCACGTGGGCTCTGCCACGACTCGGCGAGTGGTCATCACCGCCCATGGAGCTTCGGACGGGCATCGCTTGCGCTGGCAGCAGGCAGGTCATCAGATCACCGATACGACCTGCCCCCTAGTCACCAAGGCCCATCAGGCCCTGGCCAGCCTGGTCGAGGAAGGTTACCACCCCGTCATCATCGGTCAGCGCACGCACGTGGAGGTGCGGGGTCTATTGGGAGATCATCCCGAAGCGAGTGTGCTGCTATCACCCGAGGATGCCTGCTGCATTCCGTCGCATCATCGGCTCGGGGTCATCTCGCAAACCACCCAGCCGCTGGATCAAGTGCTGCGGGTGGTGGAGGCGGTGAAGAAACAACATCCCGCGTCCGAAGTGCGCTTTATGGACACCGTTTGCCGCCCCACAAAGCAGCGTCAAACGGCCCTCGAGGACCTGGCTCGCCAGTGTGAATTCATCGTCGTCATCGGCGGCCGCAACAGCAACAACACTCGCCAACTGACCGATAAAGCCCGTGCTCTCGGGGTACAGGCCCAGCAGGTGGAAACGGCGGCGGATTTGCAACCCGAATGGTTTCGTCAAGTCACCCACGTCGGAGTCACAGCGGGCACCTCCACGCTGGATGAAACGGTGCGTGCTGTCATGGACCGCCTGCAAAGCCTCTCCGCCGCATGA
- a CDS encoding ferritin-like domain-containing protein produces the protein MNTSFWIHHFQTNAAVHDQLLFEEPSSLPESIREPLVHSLAIFQLGESGGGTRLRRYAREVAPLENFRGYQRAIDLFVCEEQAHARLLGRLVDHLKGSLLQKQWTNSIFRRLRFLVNLEFAIQVLLTAELVAEVYYGSLYLRVPDAAVKAACRQILRDEMKHLEFQRQFLAERVATFTPVGRYLWRCQFQVIHALTTRVVAWDHRQCLKALGMSFSGFVQRCRESQERFQARLDERVQNLDAAPSAFEVAEPGRSKVQVPR, from the coding sequence ATGAACACTTCCTTTTGGATCCATCACTTTCAGACCAACGCCGCCGTGCATGATCAACTCCTGTTTGAAGAGCCTAGCTCGTTGCCGGAGTCCATCCGGGAGCCGTTGGTGCATTCGCTGGCGATTTTCCAACTCGGGGAGTCTGGCGGCGGGACACGACTGCGACGTTACGCTCGAGAAGTGGCCCCACTAGAAAACTTTCGGGGGTATCAGCGGGCGATTGACCTGTTTGTTTGCGAAGAGCAGGCGCACGCGCGGCTCCTGGGGCGTCTGGTGGATCATCTCAAGGGAAGCCTGCTGCAAAAACAATGGACCAACTCCATCTTCCGCCGTCTGCGGTTCCTGGTGAATCTGGAATTTGCCATTCAGGTGCTGCTCACGGCTGAATTGGTGGCGGAGGTGTATTATGGCAGTCTTTATCTGAGGGTGCCTGATGCTGCGGTGAAAGCGGCCTGCCGCCAGATCTTGCGGGATGAAATGAAACATTTGGAGTTTCAGCGTCAATTCCTGGCCGAGCGTGTGGCCACATTCACTCCCGTGGGGCGTTACCTATGGCGCTGCCAGTTTCAAGTGATTCATGCTCTCACCACTCGAGTGGTCGCTTGGGATCATCGGCAGTGTTTGAAGGCGCTTGGAATGAGTTTTTCAGGCTTCGTTCAACGCTGCCGGGAATCACAGGAGCGTTTTCAGGCGCGCCTGGATGAACGGGTGCAAAATCTCGACGCTGCGCCTTCGGCATTTGAAGTCGCGGAGCCCGGCAGGTCTAAGGTCCAGGTACCGCGCTAG
- a CDS encoding transcriptional regulator — MIDFDQLDKTIHEKSRLSIMTLLATRGEWAFQELKAELGMSDGNLITHLRTLGTAGYVQESRDDSGTRPRTTYTVTPAGTKAFKSYVDVLEAIVKTINPG; from the coding sequence ATGATTGACTTCGACCAGCTCGATAAAACGATTCATGAAAAGAGTCGTCTTTCCATCATGACGTTGCTGGCTACTCGCGGAGAGTGGGCCTTCCAGGAATTGAAGGCGGAACTGGGCATGAGCGATGGCAATCTCATCACCCACCTACGGACCTTAGGCACTGCGGGTTATGTGCAGGAAAGCCGGGATGACTCGGGTACCCGACCACGGACCACTTACACCGTCACACCGGCAGGAACCAAGGCCTTCAAGAGTTATGTGGATGTCTTGGAAGCCATCGTCAAGACCATCAATCCGGGGTGA
- a CDS encoding DUF3817 domain-containing protein, which translates to MASQTISFLRRIALLEGGSLLLLLGIAMPLRRFAGMPQAVTWVGWVHGILFILFCYALLQVMLRTQWTLKRCALVFVASVFPFGPFLLDKKMRAWELEAR; encoded by the coding sequence ATGGCATCCCAGACCATTTCCTTTCTTCGCCGCATCGCACTCCTGGAGGGCGGCTCTCTTTTACTCCTCCTTGGCATCGCCATGCCGTTGAGACGCTTCGCAGGCATGCCCCAGGCGGTTACCTGGGTGGGCTGGGTCCATGGCATTTTATTTATCCTCTTTTGTTATGCCTTGCTGCAAGTAATGCTAAGAACTCAGTGGACTTTGAAGCGGTGCGCTTTGGTTTTTGTGGCGTCCGTTTTTCCTTTTGGGCCTTTCCTTTTGGATAAGAAAATGAGGGCTTGGGAGCTTGAGGCGAGATAA
- a CDS encoding MFS transporter → MSAAAPQHPHTHAVRRNFICHCLEGGFYMGGTAFLAPESVLPKMVETLGGRAWIIAMMPVLLPAAFASMGIFIAPVVERLPRFKPWVLTFGFLQRLPYLITGLILLFADRIEGILLPIVVLTPVVSGLIGGMTVVAWMEMVTRMVPEKARAAGWAVRYIIQAVIGALAGAVIHYVLTHYPNHEAYGWLHLAAFTLLFISWASQLFMHEDEHVRHRHSSVQPKGLYRDYLRSLPGLLRGQPHLIKLVLARFTGMGYLMVVSFLTIHALHVTGRPEADEGRFVTCQAVGVVLGSLLAGWVGYRCGGKVLLQASRIVCICLCLWVAFTGSFIGFMLSYFVLGFGLFLDRVGDLTLAAELCPLERRSTLQAILGFCNVFALLLATFISGQLYAFTHSFQWVAAVAAVFALISMFILQRIPEPRMVVVQKK, encoded by the coding sequence ATGTCTGCCGCCGCTCCTCAGCATCCACATACCCATGCGGTGCGGCGAAATTTTATCTGCCACTGCCTGGAAGGTGGTTTCTACATGGGGGGGACAGCTTTTCTTGCCCCTGAAAGTGTGCTGCCGAAGATGGTAGAGACTTTGGGCGGTCGGGCCTGGATCATAGCCATGATGCCCGTACTTTTGCCTGCGGCCTTCGCTAGCATGGGCATTTTTATCGCTCCCGTGGTGGAGCGTTTGCCACGCTTCAAGCCCTGGGTCCTGACCTTTGGTTTTCTACAAAGACTGCCGTATTTGATCACTGGGCTAATCCTCCTTTTCGCAGACCGCATTGAGGGTATTTTATTGCCGATCGTGGTGCTCACCCCCGTGGTTTCAGGCTTGATCGGCGGCATGACGGTGGTGGCATGGATGGAGATGGTGACGCGGATGGTGCCAGAAAAAGCCCGTGCTGCCGGCTGGGCGGTGAGATACATCATCCAGGCTGTGATTGGGGCGCTAGCCGGGGCTGTTATTCATTACGTTCTCACCCATTACCCGAACCATGAAGCTTATGGCTGGCTGCATTTAGCCGCTTTTACTTTGCTCTTCATCTCCTGGGCCTCGCAACTTTTTATGCATGAGGATGAGCATGTGCGGCATCGTCATTCCTCTGTTCAGCCAAAGGGACTTTACCGGGACTACTTGCGTAGCCTGCCAGGACTTTTGCGTGGACAGCCTCATTTGATCAAGCTTGTGCTCGCTCGTTTTACAGGGATGGGCTATTTGATGGTGGTCTCCTTTCTAACCATTCATGCCCTCCATGTAACGGGCAGGCCGGAGGCAGATGAGGGGCGATTTGTGACGTGCCAAGCTGTTGGCGTGGTACTAGGTAGCCTCTTGGCTGGCTGGGTCGGATACCGTTGTGGGGGCAAAGTTCTGCTTCAGGCTTCCCGGATTGTCTGCATCTGCCTGTGTCTCTGGGTCGCGTTCACGGGGTCGTTTATCGGCTTCATGTTATCCTATTTTGTGCTTGGCTTTGGCCTCTTTCTAGACCGCGTGGGAGATCTTACATTAGCCGCTGAACTTTGTCCGTTGGAGCGCCGCTCTACCCTCCAGGCGATCTTGGGATTTTGTAATGTTTTTGCCCTCTTGCTGGCCACATTCATCAGCGGACAACTCTATGCATTCACGCATTCCTTTCAATGGGTGGCCGCCGTAGCGGCTGTTTTTGCGTTGATCTCCATGTTCATCCTCCAGCGAATCCCTGAGCCACGGATGGTGGTAGTGCAGAAAAAATAG
- a CDS encoding TetR/AcrR family transcriptional regulator — MGRTSDAKIRLIEAVIELIWTSSYGSTSVDQICERAGVKKGSFYHFFESKTDLALTGIDHSWLEHRRELDQTFSPVVPPLERILNCFRNFRKEQEELLAKHGRVLGCPIHSLGAEISTVDDRLRNKLQEILSQFILYYECAVRDADAQGIIEAPDASALARIVFAYSEGLLLHARMWNDLSYLDEFEAGAMIILGVTKRSPTGVKKK, encoded by the coding sequence ATGGGACGAACGAGTGATGCCAAAATCCGACTGATCGAAGCCGTGATCGAATTGATCTGGACGAGCAGTTATGGAAGCACTTCCGTGGACCAAATCTGTGAGCGAGCGGGGGTGAAGAAAGGGAGCTTTTATCATTTCTTTGAATCGAAAACGGATCTCGCTCTTACGGGCATTGATCATAGTTGGCTGGAGCATCGTCGCGAACTGGATCAGACCTTTTCACCTGTGGTTCCTCCTTTGGAGCGCATCTTGAATTGTTTCCGCAATTTCCGCAAAGAACAGGAGGAGTTGCTAGCCAAACATGGTCGTGTCCTGGGATGCCCGATCCATTCTTTAGGGGCTGAGATCAGTACCGTAGATGATCGTCTGCGTAATAAACTGCAGGAAATCCTCAGCCAATTCATCCTCTATTATGAATGCGCTGTGCGGGATGCCGATGCACAAGGAATCATTGAAGCTCCAGATGCCAGTGCTTTGGCACGAATCGTGTTCGCCTACAGCGAAGGCCTGCTTTTGCATGCTCGCATGTGGAATGACTTGAGTTATCTCGATGAATTCGAAGCAGGTGCCATGATCATCCTTGGCGTGACAAAGCGCAGCCCAACAGGCGTGAAAAAAAAGTGA